Proteins encoded by one window of Arabidopsis thaliana chromosome 2, partial sequence:
- a CDS encoding Toll-Interleukin-Resistance (TIR) domain family protein (Toll-Interleukin-Resistance (TIR) domain family protein; FUNCTIONS IN: transmembrane receptor activity; INVOLVED IN: signal transduction, defense response, innate immune response; LOCATED IN: intrinsic to membrane; CONTAINS InterPro DOMAIN/s: Toll-Interleukin receptor (InterPro:IPR000157); BEST Arabidopsis thaliana protein match is: Toll-Interleukin-Resistance (TIR) domain family protein (TAIR:AT2G03030.1); Has 1602 Blast hits to 1537 proteins in 50 species: Archae - 0; Bacteria - 3; Metazoa - 0; Fungi - 0; Plants - 1599; Viruses - 0; Other Eukaryotes - 0 (source: NCBI BLink).) — protein MTFFSPTQVFLNYRGEQLRRSFVSHLIDAFERNEINFFVDKYEQRGKDLKNLFLRIQESKIALAIFSTRYTESSWCMDELVKIKKLADKRKLHVIPIFYKVKVEDVRKQTGEFGDNFWTLAKVSSGDQIKKWKEALECIPNKMGLSLGDKSDEADFIKEVVKAVQCVVATIGLEEEENHFGKKKRKDCKCELPDLKKSRTKKL, from the exons ATGACATTCTTCTCTCCCACTCAGGTGTTTTTGAACTACAGGGGAGAACAACTGCGTCGCAGCTTCGTGAGCCACCTCATTGATGCCTTTGAAAGGAATGAGATCAACTTCTTCGTAGACAAATACGAACAGAGAGGCAAAGACCtcaaaaatctctttcttaGGATCCAAGAGTCGAAGATCGCGCTTGCCATCTTCTCAACCAG atACACGGAGTCAAGCTGGTGTATGGATGAGTTGGTGAAGATAAAGAAACTTGCTGATAAAAGAAAGCTCCATGTCATTCCAATTTTCTACAAGGTGAAGGTAGAAGACGTTCGAAAACAGACAGGTGAGTTTGGTGACAACTTCTGGACGCTGGCAAAGGTTTCAAGTGGTGATCAGATCAAGAAATGGAAAGAAGCCTTGGAATGTATCCCCAACAAGATGGGTTTGTCGTTGGGAGACAAGAG TGATGAAGCAGATTTCATCAAGGAAGTTGTTAAGGCGGTTCAGTGTGTTGTAGCAACGATTGgacttgaggaagaagagaatcattttgggaaaaagaagagaaaggattGCAAATGTGAGCTTCCTGATTTGAAGAAAAGCAGAACCAAAAAGTTGTGA
- a CDS encoding uncharacterized protein (unknown protein; Has 17 Blast hits to 17 proteins in 6 species: Archae - 0; Bacteria - 0; Metazoa - 0; Fungi - 0; Plants - 17; Viruses - 0; Other Eukaryotes - 0 (source: NCBI BLink).): protein MNRAEAEQEEEFSEWVVVIQTSPKSPRTDASTPPNSPILQPSHRRENPTINDDDEDSVVPSTVNLWLPWRVIETTKKRLIKNSVCIFQAVERVRCSYLTRKRVFWSLTIIGGFSLVLSLVYVKLVRWWRRLHEEKLRFLLLLLREKDQRIKELMVEIGRLNELLSSRRRVRVVRIV, encoded by the exons ATGAACAGAGCAGAGgcagagcaagaagaagaattcagTGAATGGGTAGTTGTTATACAAACCTCACCCAAATCCCCACGTACTGACGCATCTACCCCTCCAAACTCACCGATATTACAACCAAGCCACCGCCGTGAAAATCCAACGATCAacgacgatgatgaagattcTGTTGTCCCCTCCACCGTGAATCTTTGGCTTCCGTGGCGAGTGATTGAGACTACCAAGAAGCGATTAATCAAGAACTCAGTGTGCATCTTTCAGGCCGTCGAAAGGGTGCGTTGTAGTTACCTAACTCGTAAAAGGGTATTTTGGTCATTAACAATCATTGGAGGCTTCTCGTTGGTCTTGAGCCTTGTTTATGTGAAGCTCGTGAGATGGTGGAGACGGCTACATGAAGAGAAACTGAgatttctgcttcttctcctcagAGAGAAAGATCAG AGAATAAAGGAACTTATGGTTGAAATTGGGAGATTGAACGAGTTGTTATCATCACGACGCAGAGTTCGAGTGGTTCGAATCGTGTAA
- a CDS encoding O-fucosyltransferase family protein (O-fucosyltransferase family protein; INVOLVED IN: biological_process unknown; LOCATED IN: chloroplast; EXPRESSED IN: 19 plant structures; EXPRESSED DURING: 9 growth stages; CONTAINS InterPro DOMAIN/s: GDP-fucose protein O-fucosyltransferase (InterPro:IPR019378); BEST Arabidopsis thaliana protein match is: O-fucosyltransferase family protein (TAIR:AT1G14020.1); Has 35333 Blast hits to 34131 proteins in 2444 species: Archae - 798; Bacteria - 22429; Metazoa - 974; Fungi - 991; Plants - 531; Viruses - 0; Other Eukaryotes - 9610 (source: NCBI BLink).), which yields MSVVVGDRSESTLMRSDYKAPPSQAIPKARLQVWFFRVCSCILVWTCLIQLFWHSQIFTGLTNHISRFSLPVQSVPLPPPLPPRNYTSNGILLVSCNGGLNQMRAAICDMVTVARLLNLTLVVPELDKKSFWADTRYMFVSHVNDPTRFVCSLKHSFVSSFYSDFEDIFDIKHFIDSLRDEVRIIRRLPKRYSKKYGFKLFEMPPVSWSNDKYYLQQVLPRFSKRKVIHFVRSDTRLANNGLSLDLQRLRCRVNFQGLRFTPRIEALGSKLVRILQQRGSFVALHLRYEMDMLAFSGCTHGCTDEEAEELKKMRYAYPWWREKEIVSEERRVQGLCPLTPEEAVLVLKALGFQKDTQIYIAAGEIFGGAKRLALLKESFPRIVKKEMLLDPTELQQFQNHSSQMAALDFIVSVASNTFIPTYYGNMAKVVEGHRRYLGFKKTILLDRKRLVELLDLHNNKTLSWDQFAVAVKDAHQGRRMGEPTHRKVISVRPKEEDYFYANPQECIS from the exons ATGAGTGTCGTCGTCGGAGATAGATCGGAGAGTACTCTGATGCGGAGTGACTATAAAGCTCCTCCGAGTCAAGCTATTCCCAAAGCTCGATTACAAGTTTGGTTCTTTAGAGTTTGTTCTTGCATTTTGGTTTGGACTTGTTTGATTCAGCTCTTTTGGCATTCCCAAATCTTCACTGGTTTAACCAATCACATTTCTAGATTCTCTCTCCCGGTTCAGTCAGTTCCATtacctcctcctcttcctccaa ggaATTACACAAGTAATGGAATTTTACTAGTGTCCTGTAATGGCGGTTTGAATCAAATGCGTGCAGCG atttGTGATATGGTGACTGTTGCTAGGCTATTGAATTTGACTCTTGTTGTTCCTGAGCTTGATAAAAAATCATTCTGGGCTGATACAAGGTATATGTTTGTGTCTCATGTCAATGATCCTACAAGATTTGTTTGTAGTTTAAAgcattcttttgtttcttccttttacaGTGACTTTGAGGACATTTTTGATATAAAGCATTTCATTGATTCGTTAAGAGATGAAGTTAGGATCATAAGGAGACTTCCTAAACGGTATAGTAAGAAGTATGGATTCAAATTGTTCGAAATGCCGCCTGTGAGCTGGTCCAACGACAAATATTACTTGCAACAG gTATTGCCGCGGTTTAGTAAACGTAAAGTTATACATTTCGTTCGGAGTGATACGCGATTGGCGAACAATGGTCTTTCTCTTGACCTTCAAAGGCTGAGATGCCGAGTGAATTTCCAAGGACTGAGATTCACTCCACGGATTGAGGCTTTGGGATCAAAGTTAGTTCGGATTCTTCAACAAAGAGGGTCTTTTGTGGCTTTGCATTTGAGATATGAGATGGACATGTTGGCTTTCTCTGGTTGCACTCATGGTTGTACcgatgaagaagctgaagaactCAAAAAGATGAG GTATGCATATCCATGgtggagagagaaagagatagttTCAGAAGAAAGGAGAGTGCAAGGACTGTGTCCTTTGACACCGGAGGAGGCGGTTTTGGTTCTTAAAGCATTGGGGTTTCAAAAGGATACACAGATATACATTGCAGCTGGTGAGATTTTTGGTGGTGCAAAGAGATTAGCCCTTCTAAAGGAATCATTTCCACGAATT GTGAAAAAGGAAATGCTATTAGATCCAACAGAATTGCAACAGTTTCAGAACCATTCATCTCAAATGGCAGCTCTAGATTTCATAGTATCTGTAGCCAGCAACACTTTTATTCCTACCTATTATGGAAACATGGCAAAAGTTGTCGAAGGTCATCGGAG GTACCTTGGGTTTAAGAAAACAATCTTGCTAGACCGGAAGAGACTTGTGGAGCTTTTAGACTTGCATAACAACAAAACGCTCTCTTGGGATCAGTTTGCAGTAGCTGTCAAGGATGCCCATCAAGGACGACGAATGGGAGAACCAACACATCGGAAAGTTATCTCCGTTAGACCGAAGGAAGAAGATTACTTCTATGCCAATCCTCAAGAATGTATCAGTTAA
- a CDS encoding O-fucosyltransferase family protein (O-fucosyltransferase family protein; INVOLVED IN: biological_process unknown; LOCATED IN: chloroplast; EXPRESSED IN: 19 plant structures; EXPRESSED DURING: 9 growth stages; CONTAINS InterPro DOMAIN/s: GDP-fucose protein O-fucosyltransferase (InterPro:IPR019378); BEST Arabidopsis thaliana protein match is: O-fucosyltransferase family protein (TAIR:AT1G14020.1); Has 35333 Blast hits to 34131 proteins in 2444 species: Archae - 798; Bacteria - 22429; Metazoa - 974; Fungi - 991; Plants - 531; Viruses - 0; Other Eukaryotes - 9610 (source: NCBI BLink).), giving the protein MSVVVGDRSESTLMRSDYKAPPSQAIPKARLQVWFFRVCSCILVWTCLIQLFWHSQIFTGLTNHISRFSLPVQSVPLPPPLPPRNYTSNGILLVSCNGGLNQMRAAICDMVTVARLLNLTLVVPELDKKSFWADTSDFEDIFDIKHFIDSLRDEVRIIRRLPKRYSKKYGFKLFEMPPVSWSNDKYYLQQVLPRFSKRKVIHFVRSDTRLANNGLSLDLQRLRCRVNFQGLRFTPRIEALGSKLVRILQQRGSFVALHLRYEMDMLAFSGCTHGCTDEEAEELKKMRYAYPWWREKEIVSEERRVQGLCPLTPEEAVLVLKALGFQKDTQIYIAAGEIFGGAKRLALLKESFPRIVKKEMLLDPTELQQFQNHSSQMAALDFIVSVASNTFIPTYYGNMAKVVEGHRRYLGFKKTILLDRKRLVELLDLHNNKTLSWDQFAVAVKDAHQGRRMGEPTHRKVISVRPKEEDYFYANPQECIS; this is encoded by the exons ATGAGTGTCGTCGTCGGAGATAGATCGGAGAGTACTCTGATGCGGAGTGACTATAAAGCTCCTCCGAGTCAAGCTATTCCCAAAGCTCGATTACAAGTTTGGTTCTTTAGAGTTTGTTCTTGCATTTTGGTTTGGACTTGTTTGATTCAGCTCTTTTGGCATTCCCAAATCTTCACTGGTTTAACCAATCACATTTCTAGATTCTCTCTCCCGGTTCAGTCAGTTCCATtacctcctcctcttcctccaa ggaATTACACAAGTAATGGAATTTTACTAGTGTCCTGTAATGGCGGTTTGAATCAAATGCGTGCAGCG atttGTGATATGGTGACTGTTGCTAGGCTATTGAATTTGACTCTTGTTGTTCCTGAGCTTGATAAAAAATCATTCTGGGCTGATACAAG TGACTTTGAGGACATTTTTGATATAAAGCATTTCATTGATTCGTTAAGAGATGAAGTTAGGATCATAAGGAGACTTCCTAAACGGTATAGTAAGAAGTATGGATTCAAATTGTTCGAAATGCCGCCTGTGAGCTGGTCCAACGACAAATATTACTTGCAACAG gTATTGCCGCGGTTTAGTAAACGTAAAGTTATACATTTCGTTCGGAGTGATACGCGATTGGCGAACAATGGTCTTTCTCTTGACCTTCAAAGGCTGAGATGCCGAGTGAATTTCCAAGGACTGAGATTCACTCCACGGATTGAGGCTTTGGGATCAAAGTTAGTTCGGATTCTTCAACAAAGAGGGTCTTTTGTGGCTTTGCATTTGAGATATGAGATGGACATGTTGGCTTTCTCTGGTTGCACTCATGGTTGTACcgatgaagaagctgaagaactCAAAAAGATGAG GTATGCATATCCATGgtggagagagaaagagatagttTCAGAAGAAAGGAGAGTGCAAGGACTGTGTCCTTTGACACCGGAGGAGGCGGTTTTGGTTCTTAAAGCATTGGGGTTTCAAAAGGATACACAGATATACATTGCAGCTGGTGAGATTTTTGGTGGTGCAAAGAGATTAGCCCTTCTAAAGGAATCATTTCCACGAATT GTGAAAAAGGAAATGCTATTAGATCCAACAGAATTGCAACAGTTTCAGAACCATTCATCTCAAATGGCAGCTCTAGATTTCATAGTATCTGTAGCCAGCAACACTTTTATTCCTACCTATTATGGAAACATGGCAAAAGTTGTCGAAGGTCATCGGAG GTACCTTGGGTTTAAGAAAACAATCTTGCTAGACCGGAAGAGACTTGTGGAGCTTTTAGACTTGCATAACAACAAAACGCTCTCTTGGGATCAGTTTGCAGTAGCTGTCAAGGATGCCCATCAAGGACGACGAATGGGAGAACCAACACATCGGAAAGTTATCTCCGTTAGACCGAAGGAAGAAGATTACTTCTATGCCAATCCTCAAGAATGTATCAGTTAA
- a CDS encoding emp24/gp25L/p24 family/GOLD family protein (emp24/gp25L/p24 family/GOLD family protein; FUNCTIONS IN: protein transmembrane transporter activity; INVOLVED IN: intracellular protein transport, transport; LOCATED IN: endomembrane system, integral to membrane, membrane; CONTAINS InterPro DOMAIN/s: GOLD (InterPro:IPR009038), emp24/gp25L/p24 (InterPro:IPR000348); BEST Arabidopsis thaliana protein match is: emp24/gp25L/p24 family/GOLD family protein (TAIR:AT2G03040.1); Has 30201 Blast hits to 17322 proteins in 780 species: Archae - 12; Bacteria - 1396; Metazoa - 17338; Fungi - 3422; Plants - 5037; Viruses - 0; Other Eukaryotes - 2996 (source: NCBI BLink).) yields MDLCRSSILLLIIALLSPRTLSMRYELKSSKTKCIGEEIHENAMSIGKYFIVNPNEDNHPLPDSHKIIVKVMPPQGKNLHEADKVEAGQFSFTAYENGSYVACITAIDYKPETTLTIDFDWKTGVHSKEWTNVAKKSQVDMMEYQVKTLMDTVISIHEEMYYLREREEEMQELNRSTNSKMAWLSFGSLVVCLSVAGLQFWHLKTFFEKKKLI; encoded by the exons ATGGATCTTTGTCGAAGCTCGATTTTGCTTTTGATCATTGCGTTGTTATCTCCTAGGACACTATCAATGCGTTACGAACTAAAGTCTTCGAAAACGAAATGTATCGGAGAGGAGATTCACGAAAACGCCATGTCCATTGGTAAATACTTCATCGTAAACCCTAACGAAGATAATCATCCTCTTCCTGATTCTCACAAGATCATCGTCAAG GTGATGCCACCACAAGGGAAGAATTTGCACGAAGCCGATAAGGTAGAGGCTGGTCAGTTCTCGTTTACTGCTTATGAAAATGGGAGTTACGTAGCGTGCATCACTGCCATTGATTATAAGCCGGAGACCACGTTGactattgattttgattggaaGACTGGTGTTCACTCTAAGGAGTGGACCAATGTGGCTAAGAAGAGTCAAGTTGAT atGATGGAGTATCAGGTTAAGACCTTGATGGATACTGTTATTTCCATACATGAGGAGATGTATTATCTTCGTGAAAG GGAAGAGGAAATGCAAGAACTGAATAGATCCACAAACTCGAAGATGGCGTGGTTGAGTTTCGGGTCGCTTGTGGTTTGTTTATCGGTGGCTGGTCTACAATTCTGGCACTTGAAAACTTtctttgagaaaaagaaactcatCTAA
- a CDS encoding EXS (ERD1/XPR1/SYG1) family protein: protein MEAIQEGSFSRENEDEDHGSVRGATGDVKTSSLNTMRGARPAPIEVLDHIKINNTKATPRSTIKGVLNSSSQNEIIFNRQNLNEVEEKLKFAFVEFYQKLRLLKSYSFLNVLAFSKILKKYDKITSRNASKSYMKMVDNSYLGSSDELMKLIQRVESTFIKHFANGHRRKGMNILRPQMKREKHRVTFSTGFSAGCIFSLIVALVAIIRTRKTMPEAEHNTYMNTMFPLYSLFGFIVLHITMYAIDIYYWKRYRVNYAFIFGCKQGTELGYRQVLFLGFTIGTFALLCVLGNLDMEVNPKTKNFKPLTELLPLFLLVALFVVLIMPFHFLYRSTRFFFLTCLLHCLAAPLYKVTLPDFFLGDQLTSQVQALRSINFYICYYGWGDFKKRQNTCEASEIYIYSLYIVASLPYLSRLLQCMRRMIEERSLDQGYNGVKYLLTVIAVSLRTAYGYEVKNTKNPTSHLKVLAGSSSILAAVFCTYWDFVHDWGLLNKTSKNRWLRDKLLIPQKKVYFIAMILNVVLRFAWLQTILNFEFEFLHKQTTLAVVASLEIMRRGMWNFFRVENEHLNNVGKFRAFKSVPLPFNYDEDDEKDD from the exons ATGGAGGCAATTCAAGAAGGAAGCTTCAGCAGAGAAAACGAAGACGAAGATCACGGCTCCGTCCGCGGAGCAACCGGCGACGTGAAAACGAGCAGCTTGAACACGATGAGAGGTGCGAGGCCAGCACCAATCGAAGTTCTAGATCACATTAAGATCAACAACACTAAAGCAACACCTAGATCCACCATTAAAGGCGTTCTCAATTCCTCAAGCCAAAACGAGATCATATTCAATAGACAGAATCTAAACGAAGTCGAAGAGAAACTCAAATTCGCCTTCGTCGAGTTTTACCAGAAGCTTCGTCTCCTCAAAAGCTACAGTTTTTTGAACGTGTTGGCGTTTTCGAAGATATTGAAGAAGTATGATAAG ATAACTTCGAGAAATGCTTCAAAGTCTTACATGAAAATGGTTGATAATTCGTACCTTGGAAGCTCTGATGAG CTTATGAAACTCATACAACGTGTTGAATCCACATTCATAAAGCATTTTGCGAATGGTCATAGAAGAAAGGGAATGAACATTTTACGACCTCagatgaaaagagagaaacaccGAGTTACATTCTCCACCG GGTTCTCTGCTGGTTGTATATTTTCTCTTATCGTGGCTCTTGTTGCCATCATACGCACCCGGAAAACCATGCCGGAGGCAGAGCATAATACTTACATGAATACTATGTTCCCTCTCTATAG CTTGTTCGGGTTCATCGTGCTTCACATAACTATGTATGCTATTGATATATACTATTGGAAGCGTTATCGAGTAAATTATGCCTTCATATTTGGGTGCAAGCAAGGAACTGAACTTGGTTACAGACAAGTTCTATTTCTTGGATTCACCATTGGAACGTTTGCGTTGCTTTGTGTTCTTGGAAATCTTGATATGGAAGTAAaccccaaaaccaaaaatttcaaaccaTTAACCgaacttcttcctcttttccttCTTGTT GCTCTGTTTGTAGTTTTAATCATGCCATTCCATTTTCTCTACCGCTCAACTcggttcttcttcctcacatGTCTGTTACACTGTCTTGCTGCTCCTCTTTACAAG GTAACGTTACCCGATTTCTTCTTAGGAGATCAATTAACTAGCCAAGTACAAGCTCTTCGAAGCATCAACTTCTACATATGCTACTATGGTTGGGGAGACttcaaaaaaagacaaaacaccTGCGAAGCCTCAGAAATCTACATATATTCCTTATACATTGTTGCATCACTCCCATATCTTTCCCGTCTTCTTCAG TGCATGCGACGGATGATTGAGGAAAGAAGCCTTGATCAAGGATACAACGGAGTCAAGTACTTGTTGACAGTCATAGCTGTTTCTTTAAGAACAGCCTATGGTTATGAAGTAAAAAACACGAAGAATCCTACATCACACCTTAAAGTGTTAGCTGGTTCTTCCTCGATTCTTGCTGCTGTTTTCTGTACATACTGGGACTTTGTTCATGATTGGGGACTTCTGAACAAAACATCTAAAAACCGATGGCTTCGGGATAAACTTCTCATCCCACAGAAAAAAGTATACTTCATCGCAATG ATCTTGAACGTTGTGTTGAGATTCGCGTGGTTGCAAACGATACTGAACTTCGAATTCGAGTTCTTGCACAAGCAGACAACGCTTGCGGTTGTGGCTAGTCTTGAGATTATGCGCCGTGGGATGTGGAATTTCTTCAG GGTAGAGAATGAGCATTTGAATAATGTTGGGAAGTTCCGAGCTTTCAAATCAGTTCCATTACCGTTCAACTACGACGAAGACGATGAAAAGGACGACTAA
- a CDS encoding DNA-binding protein (DNA-binding protein, putative; FUNCTIONS IN: hydrolase activity, nucleoside-triphosphatase activity, DNA binding, nucleotide binding, ATP binding; LOCATED IN: cellular_component unknown; EXPRESSED IN: 24 plant structures; EXPRESSED DURING: 15 growth stages; CONTAINS InterPro DOMAIN/s: ATPase, AAA+ type, core (InterPro:IPR003593), Restriction endonuclease, type I, R subunit/Type III, Res subunit (InterPro:IPR006935), DNA helicase, putative (InterPro:IPR004483), DEAD-like helicase, N-terminal (InterPro:IPR014001); BEST Arabidopsis thaliana protein match is: P-loop containing nucleoside triphosphate hydrolases superfamily protein (TAIR:AT5G35970.1); Has 6736 Blast hits to 5857 proteins in 1106 species: Archae - 209; Bacteria - 2506; Metazoa - 1275; Fungi - 1034; Plants - 659; Viruses - 7; Other Eukaryotes - 1046 (source: NCBI BLink).), translating to MARKMSLEAFVSTMAPLIDMEKEAEISMSLTSGASRNIETAQKKGTTILNLKCVDVQTGLMGKSLIEFQSNKGDVLPAHKFGNHDVVVLKLNKSDLGSSPLAQGVVYRLKDSSITVVFDEVPEEGLNTSLRLEKLANEVTYRRMKDTLIQLSKGVLRGPASDLVPVLFGERQPSVSKKDVKSFTPFNKNLDQSQKDAITKALSSKDVFLLHGPPGTGKTTTVVEIVLQEVKRGSKILACAASNIAVDNIVERLVPHKVKLVRVGHPARLLPQVLDSALDAQVLKGDNSGLANDIRKEMKALNGKLLKAKDKNTRRLIQKELRTLGKEERKRQQLAVSDVIKNADVILTTLTGALTRKLDNRTFDLVIIDEGAQALEVACWIALLKGSRCILAGDHLQLPPTIQSAEAERKGLGRTLFERLADLYGDEIKSMLTVQYRMHELIMNWSSKELYDNKITAHSSVASHMLFDLENVTKSSSTEATLLLVDTAGCDMEEKKDEEESTYNEGEAEVAMAHAKRLMESGVQPSDIGIITPYAAQVMLLRILRGKEEKLKDMEISTVDGFQGREKEAIIISMVRSNSKKEVGFLKDQRRMNVAVTRSRRQCCIVCDTETVSSDAFLKRMIEYFEEHGEYLSASEYTN from the coding sequence ATGGCGAGGAAGATGTCTCTTGAAGCTTTTGTGTCAACAATGGCTCCACTTATAGACATGGAGAAAGAAGCTGAGATCTCAATGTCTTTAACCTCCGGTGCTTCAAGGAACATTGAAACTGCTCAGAAGAAAGGCACAACGATTCTCAATTTGAAATGTGTTGATGTTCAAACAGGTCTAATGGGTAAATCTCTTATTGAGTTTCAATCCAACAAAGGAGATGTGCTTCCTGCTCACAAGTTTGGTAACcatgatgttgttgttttgaaactCAACAAATCTGATCTTGGTTCGTCTCCTCTTGCGCAAGGAGTTGTTTACCGGTTAAAGGATTCTTCGATTACTGTTGTGTTTGATGAGGTACCTGAAGAAGGGTTAAACACGTCTCTTAGGTTGGAGAAACTTGCGAATGAGGTGACGTATCGTAGGATGAAAGATACGTTGATACAGCTGAGTAAAGGTGTGTTAAGAGGACCTGCTTCTGATTTAGTGCCTGTCTTGTTTGGTGAGAGACAACCATCAGTGTCTAAGAAGGATGTTAAGTCCTTTACGCCTTTTAACAAGAACCTTGATCAATCGCAGAAAGATGCGATTACAAAGGCTTTATCCTCAAAGGATGTGTTTTTGCTACATGGTCCTCCTGGTACTGGGAAGACAACAACGGTGGTGGAAATAGTCTTGCAAGAAGTTAAACGTGGTTCAAAGATTCTTGCTTGTGCAGCTTCGAATATTGCAGTTGATAATATTGTTGAGAGACTTGTTCCACATAAAGTTAAGCTGGTGAGGGTGGGACATCCTGCACGGCTTTTACCTCAAGTGCTGGATAGTGCTCTAGATGCTCAGGTCCTAAAGGGAGATAACAGCGGTCTAGCGAATGATATTAGAAAGGAAATGAAGGCCTTAAACGGGAAGTTGTTGAAAGCGAAAGATAAAAACACAAGGAGACTAATCCAGAAGGAGCTTCGAACTCTGGGCAAGGAAGAGCGTAAAAGGCAGCAATTAGCTGTATCAGACGTGATCAAGAATGCTGATGTAATTCTCACAACTTTGACTGGTGCATTAACACGAAAGCTCGATAATAGAACTTTTGACTTGGTGATCATTGATGAAGGAGCACAGGCTCTTGAGGTAGCATGTTGGATAGCTTTGCTAAAGGGTTCAAGATGTATACTTGCAGGAGACCATCTCCAACTCCCACCTACAATCCAAAGTGCTGAAGCTGAAAGGAAAGGATTAGGGAGAACACTCTTTGAACGACTAGCGGATCTTTATGGAGATGAGATCAAGTCCATGCTTACTGTCCAGTATCGTATGCATGAGCTTATAATGAACTGGTCATCCAAAGAGCTTTACGACAACAAGATAACAGCGCATTCAAGTGTTGCCTCACACATGCTTTTTGACTTGGAGAATGTaacaaaatcttcttcaacagagGCGACTCTACTCTTAGTGGATACCGCTGGGTGTGacatggaagagaagaaagatgaggaAGAGAGCACCTATAATGAAGGTGAAGCAGAGGTTGCAATGGCACATGCCAAAAGACTAATGGAGAGTGGAGTTCAACCTTCTGATATTGGAATTATTACGCCTTACGCTGCTCAGGTTATGCTGCTTAGGATTCTGAGGGGCAAAGAGGAAAAGCTAAAGGACATGGAGATCTCTACAGTGGATGGTTTCCAAGGTCGAGAAAAAGAAGCTATCATCATTTCCATGGTCCGATCAAACTCGAAGAAAGAAGTTGGATTCTTAAAGGACCAAAGACGAATGAATGTGGCTGTTACTCGCTCTAGAAGACAGTGTTGTATCGTCTGCGATACAGAGACAGTGAGCAGTGATGCGTTTCTCAAACGTATGATCGAATACTTTGAGGAGCATGGCGAGTATCTCAGTGCCTCGGAGTACACCAACTAG